One Bufo gargarizans isolate SCDJY-AF-19 chromosome 3, ASM1485885v1, whole genome shotgun sequence DNA segment encodes these proteins:
- the LOC122931304 gene encoding olfactory receptor 52Z1-like, translated as MSNMSTFHPDYFFLIGIPCLGESHLLLSIPFSIMYVMSLLGNFTLILVIGTNKTLQQPMYLFLMMLAACDILLSSSTVPKTLSIFWFNSHTISFNGCLVQTFSIHFNFATESAILVIMAYDRFHAICRPLTYTSTLTGYFIRKIIITALLRSVCIITPFVFLLYRLPYEGSNVIEHTYCEHMSMARLATADILVNVVYGLIIASCSTGVDLILIIISYVVIIRAVLRLRSSEARLKAFNTCVSHVCVIILFYTPAFFSFIAHRVGHKYVTLQVHILVANLYVLFPPMMNPIIYGVRTREIRQRVVSMLLRKITRIPK; from the coding sequence ATGTCGAACATGAGCACTTTCCACCCAGACTACTTCTTCCTTATTGGAATCCCTTGTCTTGGGGAATCTCATCTCCTGCTCTCCATCCCATTCTCTATCATGTATGTCATGTCTCTTCTTGGAAACTTCACTTTAATTTTAGTGATTGGAACAAACAAGACTCTCCAGCAGCCCATGTACCTGTTTCTGATGATGTTGGCTGCCTGTGACATCCTCCTGAGCTCCAGCACAGTACCCAAGACTCTCAGCATCTTCTGGTTTAACTCTCACACAATCTCCTTTAATGGTTGTCTTGTCCAAAccttctccattcatttcaacttTGCAACAGAGTCTGCAATCTTGGTGATCATGGCCTATGATCGATTCCATGCCATTTGCCGCCCTTTAACTTACACATCAACCCTCACTGGATACTTCATAAGGAAGATCATTATTACTGCCCTGTTGCGAAGTGTCTGTATCATTACACCATTTGTTTTCCTACTATACAGATTGCCGTATGAAGGCAGCAATGTGATAGAGCACACATATTGTGAGCACATGTCCATGGCCAGGCTGGCTACTGCCGATATTCTGGTCAATGTGGTGTATGGTCTCATAATAGCAAGTTGTTCTACTGGTGTAGATttgatcttgattattatttcatacGTTGTGATTATCAGGGCAGTTCTAAGACTCCGATCCTCAGAAGCTCGTCTCAAAGCCTTCAATACATGTGTGTCTCATGTCTGTGTCATCATCCTCTTCTACACTCCGGCCTTCTTTTCATTCATTGCTCATAGAGTTGGCCATAAATACGTTACTCTTCAGGTTCACATCCTGGTGGCCAATCTCTATGTCCTTTTCCCACCAATGATGAACCCAATCATCTATGGAGTGAGGACAAGGGAGATCAGACAGCGGGTGGTGTCCATGCTTCTTAGGAAAATTACTAGAATTcccaaataa